One part of the Bdellovibrio sp. KM01 genome encodes these proteins:
- a CDS encoding rhomboid family intramembrane serine protease, producing MNRGVSFQTAPMTPAVKWLLIINVAIWFLLQVMVEGFAKIPITPYLALYPGKVLFNFEIWQLFTYMFVHSLQVTHILFNMLMLWFFGAELEQRWGTKFFLTYYFASGIGAAILYCVGVWGWALATGSETGLIVPVVGASGAIFGLLLAQGIIFGERIVYFFMLFPMKNKWFVALMGLVQFASMMTSGVTGGEVAYLAHLGGIVAGFVTLQIKAWFIRQDFKKKAKNKGRNLRLVVDNEKKSDKPPKYWN from the coding sequence ATGAATAGAGGCGTAAGTTTTCAAACAGCTCCCATGACTCCCGCGGTGAAGTGGTTGCTGATCATCAATGTGGCGATTTGGTTTCTTCTGCAAGTAATGGTGGAGGGATTCGCTAAAATTCCTATCACGCCTTATTTGGCGCTTTACCCAGGTAAAGTGCTTTTCAATTTCGAGATTTGGCAGCTCTTCACTTATATGTTCGTGCACTCTTTGCAAGTGACGCACATTCTGTTCAACATGCTGATGCTTTGGTTTTTTGGAGCCGAGCTGGAACAGCGTTGGGGCACGAAGTTCTTCCTGACTTATTATTTCGCTTCAGGCATCGGTGCCGCGATTCTTTATTGCGTGGGTGTTTGGGGTTGGGCTTTGGCGACAGGTTCTGAAACGGGTTTGATCGTTCCAGTGGTTGGCGCTTCGGGTGCGATCTTTGGTCTTTTGCTGGCTCAAGGGATCATCTTTGGTGAACGCATCGTATACTTCTTTATGCTCTTCCCCATGAAGAACAAATGGTTCGTAGCCTTGATGGGCTTGGTTCAGTTTGCCTCCATGATGACGTCTGGCGTCACTGGCGGAGAAGTGGCATACTTGGCCCATTTGGGCGGTATCGTGGCTGGCTTCGTTACTCTTCAAATTAAAGCCTGGTTCATTCGTCAAGACTTCAAAAAGAAGGCTAAAAACAAGGGGCGAAACCTCCGCTTGGTCGTTGATAACGAGAAGAAGTCCGACAAACCACCCAAATACTGGAATTAG
- a CDS encoding HIT domain-containing protein: MAKKKALKKSSPKKAAPKKSVQKKISSSAEKAAICINQNVWPMERDVLFRPDRMKYVRKLIKPEGCVFCNAAKHEASFDTLCVYKSKHSMVVLNKFPYNSGHVLVLPLRHCGDLLKLSDAEYTDVQNTIRHTMAAINSIYEPGGINLGLNHGAVAGAGIPEHLHYHMIPRWAGDLNFFPLIAETKVLVESLEQTYEKFLEYFKKI, translated from the coding sequence ATGGCAAAAAAGAAAGCGTTAAAGAAATCTTCACCTAAAAAAGCGGCACCTAAGAAATCGGTTCAGAAGAAAATTTCCTCCTCGGCCGAAAAAGCTGCGATCTGTATTAACCAAAATGTTTGGCCGATGGAAAGAGATGTTCTTTTCCGTCCAGATCGTATGAAGTACGTGCGTAAGCTGATTAAACCTGAGGGTTGCGTTTTCTGTAATGCCGCGAAACACGAAGCTTCATTCGATACCTTGTGTGTCTACAAATCAAAACACTCAATGGTTGTTCTTAATAAGTTTCCTTACAACAGTGGTCATGTTCTGGTTTTGCCTCTTCGGCACTGCGGTGACCTGTTAAAGCTCAGTGATGCTGAATACACGGACGTCCAAAACACGATTCGTCACACGATGGCCGCGATCAACTCGATTTATGAACCCGGTGGCATTAACCTGGGACTTAATCACGGGGCGGTAGCAGGTGCGGGGATTCCCGAGCATCTTCACTATCATATGATTCCGCGCTGGGCAGGGGATCTTAATTTCTTTCCTTTAATTGCTGAGACCAAGGTCTTGGTTGAAAGTCTCGAGCAGACCTATGAGAAGTTTTTGGAGTATTTTAAAAAGATATGA
- the sppA gene encoding signal peptide peptidase SppA, translating into MAQKSGFFKKLIIIILVFIGIGAVLKAGSGMFGEQEKKLTAKNTILQLEMNGVILNGKRFLKNLKKYSDDNRVKAIVININSPGGSVGPSQEIYHHIKQVREELKKPVVCVTTGVMASGAYYSAVACDKIVVAPGALVGSIGVIMEFANLEKLYDWAKVSRYSITSGKFKDSGAEYRGMRADEKELFQNMINEVYAQFKGTVAKERKLKDEVVSEYADGRVFTGAFAVKTGFADQEGFLDDAIKLAADMAKLGKDYDVFEVPKKKMSIFDFGDKESEDDMNSLGDYADLLKGKAAVAAGITPGVNVEGAVKYLLRAKYLNQPLYMMPGYWE; encoded by the coding sequence GTGGCGCAGAAGTCCGGTTTCTTCAAAAAACTCATCATCATTATTTTGGTTTTCATCGGTATCGGTGCGGTCCTGAAAGCGGGCTCCGGCATGTTCGGTGAGCAGGAAAAAAAACTGACGGCTAAAAACACGATCCTGCAACTTGAAATGAATGGCGTGATCCTGAACGGCAAACGCTTCCTGAAAAATCTAAAAAAATATTCTGACGACAATCGCGTAAAAGCGATCGTGATCAACATCAACTCTCCAGGCGGCTCTGTTGGTCCTTCTCAAGAGATCTATCACCACATCAAACAAGTTCGTGAAGAACTTAAAAAGCCCGTGGTTTGTGTGACAACGGGAGTGATGGCTTCCGGTGCTTACTACTCAGCTGTGGCCTGTGACAAAATCGTGGTGGCTCCAGGGGCACTGGTGGGTTCTATCGGTGTGATCATGGAGTTCGCGAATCTTGAAAAGCTTTATGATTGGGCGAAAGTTTCCCGTTACTCTATCACGTCTGGAAAATTTAAAGATTCAGGTGCCGAGTACCGCGGGATGCGCGCGGATGAAAAAGAGCTTTTCCAAAACATGATTAACGAAGTCTATGCCCAGTTCAAAGGAACGGTGGCGAAAGAGCGTAAGCTGAAAGACGAAGTGGTATCTGAGTATGCTGACGGCCGTGTGTTCACAGGTGCCTTCGCCGTGAAAACGGGTTTTGCCGATCAAGAAGGTTTCTTGGATGATGCTATCAAGCTTGCAGCGGACATGGCGAAACTTGGTAAAGACTATGATGTCTTTGAGGTTCCTAAAAAGAAAATGAGCATCTTTGATTTCGGCGACAAAGAATCTGAAGACGATATGAATTCTTTGGGTGACTATGCAGACCTTCTAAAAGGTAAAGCTGCGGTTGCTGCTGGCATCACTCCAGGCGTGAACGTTGAGGGTGCGGTAAAGTATCTGCTTCGTGCAAAATACTTGAACCAACCTTTGTACATGATGCCAGGCTACTGGGAGTAG
- a CDS encoding 30S ribosomal protein S1 — translation MTKQLNKAELEKQKVLAFLDAEDSKVAANPGIYGAKKSDKGEFDSLFEASMKEQDFKVGDVVTGTVVEVQSDYVLVDINYKSEGLIAINEFRIVDGVREVKAGDKVEVLIDRIENENGMIVLSKDKADMLRAWTDISKAAENEEVIEGTVVAKVKGGLSVDIGVKAFLPGSQIDLRPVRNMDVYLGKKFKFKVIKFNKKRGNIVLSRRALLEEERDSLRSQTLDTMAEGSVVTGIVKNITDYGAFIDLGGMDGLLHITDMSWGRVKHPSEMLNVGDEIQVKVLKYDKEKERVSLGMKQLHNDPWETVKASYPAGTKLKGKVVSLAEYGAFIELGEGIEGLIHVSEMSWTKRVKHPSQIVNVGDEVEVVVLEVDTENRRISLGMKQLQQNPWIELKESYAPGTIIEGEVKSVTDFGIFIGIEEGIDGLVHISDFSWTKRVNHPSEMFAKGAKVRAVVLGVDIENERFSLGIKQLESDPWANIENKYAIGTQHDVKVTKTADFGAFVELESDIEGLIHISELTTDKINSVEDFIKPGQSVKAEVISIDKDARKIGLSAKLVKLRESKADVDDYVKKATATSKSTFGDLFADQLKNMKTDGKQ, via the coding sequence ATGACAAAACAACTTAACAAGGCCGAACTTGAAAAACAGAAAGTGCTAGCTTTCTTGGATGCAGAAGATTCTAAAGTCGCTGCTAATCCTGGCATCTATGGTGCAAAAAAGTCTGACAAAGGCGAATTCGATTCTCTATTCGAAGCGTCCATGAAAGAGCAAGATTTCAAAGTTGGCGACGTTGTTACTGGTACAGTAGTAGAAGTTCAATCTGACTACGTTCTAGTGGACATCAACTACAAGTCTGAAGGTTTGATTGCTATCAATGAATTCCGTATTGTTGACGGCGTTCGTGAAGTAAAAGCTGGAGACAAAGTAGAAGTTCTTATCGACCGTATCGAAAACGAAAACGGTATGATCGTTCTTTCTAAAGATAAAGCAGACATGCTACGTGCATGGACTGATATCTCTAAAGCAGCAGAAAACGAAGAAGTTATCGAAGGTACTGTTGTTGCTAAAGTTAAAGGCGGCTTGAGCGTTGATATCGGCGTTAAAGCATTCTTGCCTGGATCTCAAATCGATCTACGTCCGGTTCGCAACATGGACGTTTACTTGGGCAAAAAGTTCAAATTCAAAGTTATCAAATTCAACAAAAAGCGTGGCAACATCGTTCTTTCTCGCCGTGCGCTTCTTGAAGAAGAACGCGACAGCTTGCGTTCACAAACTCTTGACACTATGGCAGAAGGTTCTGTTGTTACTGGTATCGTTAAAAATATCACTGACTACGGTGCGTTCATCGACCTTGGTGGCATGGACGGTTTGTTGCACATCACAGACATGTCATGGGGCCGTGTAAAACACCCTTCTGAAATGTTGAATGTTGGCGACGAAATCCAAGTTAAAGTTCTTAAGTACGACAAAGAAAAAGAACGCGTATCTTTGGGCATGAAACAGTTGCACAACGATCCTTGGGAAACTGTTAAAGCTTCTTACCCAGCAGGCACTAAGCTTAAAGGTAAAGTTGTTTCTTTGGCAGAATACGGTGCATTCATTGAACTTGGCGAAGGCATTGAAGGCCTAATCCACGTTTCTGAAATGTCTTGGACTAAACGTGTAAAACACCCTTCTCAAATCGTTAACGTTGGTGACGAAGTAGAAGTAGTAGTTCTTGAAGTTGACACTGAAAACCGCCGCATTTCTTTGGGCATGAAACAGCTTCAACAAAATCCTTGGATTGAACTTAAAGAGTCTTACGCTCCAGGTACAATCATCGAAGGCGAAGTTAAATCTGTTACTGACTTCGGTATCTTCATCGGCATCGAAGAAGGTATTGACGGCCTAGTTCACATCTCTGACTTCTCTTGGACTAAACGTGTAAATCACCCAAGCGAAATGTTCGCTAAAGGTGCTAAAGTACGCGCCGTTGTTCTAGGTGTAGACATCGAAAACGAAAGATTCTCTTTGGGTATCAAACAACTTGAATCTGATCCTTGGGCTAACATCGAGAACAAATACGCTATCGGTACACAACACGACGTTAAAGTAACTAAAACAGCTGATTTTGGTGCTTTCGTTGAGCTTGAGTCTGATATCGAAGGTTTGATCCATATTTCTGAACTTACAACAGACAAAATCAACTCTGTTGAAGACTTCATTAAGCCAGGTCAATCTGTAAAAGCTGAAGTTATCTCTATCGACAAAGACGCTCGTAAGATCGGTTTGTCTGCTAAACTAGTTAAACTTCGTGAGTCAAAAGCTGACGTTGATGACTATGTTAAGAAAGCAACAGCGACTTCTAAATCAACTTTCGGTGACTTGTTCGCTGACCAGTTGAAAAACATGAAGACTGACGGCAAGCAGTAG
- a CDS encoding alpha/beta fold hydrolase, which yields MSSSFFTVSDGTKIFYKDWGKGQPVLFSHGWPLTADAWDGQMLAFLNEGYRVIAHDRRGHGRSSQTFDGNNMDQYADDLAELIDHLDLQNLILVGHSTGGGEVARYIGRHGSTRVAKAVLVGAVPPLMLKTAQNPEGLPIEVFDDIRKGVTDNRSQFFIDLSKKFYGFNRMMHKTVDGTCDSFWLQGMMGGIKAEYDCIEQFSETDFTEDLKRMDIPTLLIHGSDDQIVPIIASSIEAVKFIPNAELKVYEGAPHGLPQTHAEKFNADLLEFFDAETEITAGRNKGRLSDQISSQHH from the coding sequence ATGAGCTCTTCTTTCTTCACTGTTTCCGATGGCACAAAAATTTTCTATAAAGATTGGGGCAAGGGGCAACCGGTCCTTTTCTCTCACGGTTGGCCTTTAACCGCCGACGCCTGGGATGGGCAAATGCTTGCCTTTCTAAACGAAGGCTACCGGGTTATTGCCCATGATCGTCGCGGACATGGACGATCTTCGCAGACCTTTGATGGCAATAATATGGATCAATATGCCGATGACTTAGCAGAGCTTATCGATCATTTGGATTTGCAGAACCTGATTCTGGTGGGTCACTCCACCGGTGGAGGCGAGGTGGCGCGCTATATCGGCCGTCACGGCTCCACTCGTGTGGCAAAGGCTGTTCTTGTCGGCGCTGTTCCTCCCCTGATGTTAAAAACGGCGCAGAATCCCGAGGGACTTCCAATTGAAGTCTTTGATGATATTCGCAAAGGGGTGACTGACAACCGCTCGCAGTTTTTCATAGATCTTTCAAAAAAATTCTATGGCTTCAATCGCATGATGCACAAAACGGTGGATGGCACCTGTGATTCCTTTTGGCTGCAGGGGATGATGGGCGGAATCAAGGCGGAGTATGATTGCATCGAGCAATTTTCCGAAACAGATTTCACCGAAGATTTAAAAAGAATGGACATCCCTACTTTGCTGATTCACGGGAGCGATGATCAGATCGTTCCGATTATTGCCTCCAGCATTGAGGCCGTAAAGTTCATACCGAATGCGGAACTTAAAGTCTATGAAGGTGCTCCCCATGGTCTGCCACAAACCCATGCGGAAAAATTCAATGCCGATCTATTAGAGTTTTTTGATGCGGAAACTGAGATCACTGCGGGCCGAAACAAAGGCCGCTTAAGTGATCAAATCAGCTCGCAGCATCATTAG
- a CDS encoding trypsin-like serine protease yields MKKTIISSVSLFVGLAILSGCTISNEARDKLEGQCLPGVVGGSVTAKSDPLSKQVVMLIGSRYNEKGEEESSVCTGTPITEDVILTAAHCVKGNVRMAAIFANDMNCSSGFRASRDSIVASSFEYDHSFVESYSGFYNDVGLVRLKSKIPSDYEISELYAGAELSSDDVTLVGFGKTSETKSDSMILRSKTKSFKNDITVSSDRVTIEQSEGGLCQGDSGGPIFVEVNGEKQVIGVTSYVSNRYESNICHGKAVGMLSKSVLPWIEKTLPTLK; encoded by the coding sequence ATGAAAAAAACAATTATCTCTTCCGTAAGTCTTTTTGTTGGATTGGCAATTCTTAGTGGCTGCACTATTTCAAATGAAGCCCGTGATAAACTTGAGGGCCAGTGTTTGCCCGGCGTTGTGGGTGGTTCTGTCACCGCAAAATCTGATCCCCTTTCTAAGCAAGTCGTCATGTTGATCGGATCTCGCTATAACGAAAAAGGCGAGGAAGAAAGCTCTGTCTGTACGGGCACACCCATCACAGAAGACGTAATATTGACAGCGGCTCATTGTGTAAAAGGCAATGTGCGTATGGCTGCGATTTTCGCAAATGATATGAACTGCTCCTCAGGCTTTAGAGCTTCCAGAGACAGCATCGTTGCAAGTTCATTTGAGTATGATCACTCTTTCGTGGAGTCGTATTCAGGCTTTTACAACGATGTGGGTTTGGTACGCCTGAAATCAAAAATTCCTTCTGACTATGAAATCAGTGAGCTGTATGCTGGTGCCGAGCTGAGCTCTGATGATGTGACTTTGGTAGGATTCGGAAAAACTTCCGAAACAAAAAGCGATTCGATGATTCTTCGCTCAAAAACAAAAAGCTTCAAAAACGACATCACGGTGTCATCGGACCGTGTGACGATTGAACAGAGCGAAGGCGGCCTTTGCCAAGGCGATTCTGGTGGACCTATCTTTGTAGAAGTGAATGGTGAAAAGCAGGTCATTGGCGTGACTTCCTATGTGTCTAATCGCTATGAATCCAATATCTGCCACGGTAAGGCGGTAGGCATGCTGTCCAAGTCAGTCCTTCCTTGGATTGAGAAGACTCTGCCAACTCTTAAGTAA
- a CDS encoding LysR family transcriptional regulator — translation MKYRIRDIENFVETTGCKTIIQAATKLEISQPALSESLKRLESDLGATLFYRSRTGIELTPSGRVFLSKAQSLIRSLKDLEFPTNKETVFAGRTITIGCHVTVAQYTIPKALKHVRTMAPDYRVELKHDLSRNIQAEIQRGTIDVGVVINPAEIPDLVIQKLTTDTMAMWKGKGDVDKETVICNSDLFQTQSILKKWKNKSAKIISSESLELICSLANENLGYAIAPARAVEASGYKLEQAPGLPTFTDEVCLVYRPEFGKTQAEKIIIEGIKKSLGVVKK, via the coding sequence ATGAAATATAGAATCCGTGATATCGAAAACTTTGTAGAGACCACTGGGTGCAAAACTATCATCCAAGCGGCGACCAAATTGGAAATTAGTCAACCCGCACTTTCTGAAAGTTTAAAGCGACTTGAGAGCGACCTGGGCGCCACCCTCTTTTATCGTTCTCGCACGGGGATCGAACTGACACCCAGTGGACGTGTCTTTTTAAGTAAAGCTCAGTCACTGATTCGTTCTTTAAAAGATTTAGAATTCCCTACGAACAAAGAGACTGTTTTTGCTGGTAGAACTATCACCATCGGCTGCCACGTTACAGTTGCTCAATACACGATACCCAAGGCATTAAAACACGTTCGAACTATGGCACCTGATTACCGTGTGGAACTGAAACATGATCTGTCTCGAAACATTCAAGCAGAAATCCAACGAGGCACCATCGATGTCGGGGTTGTTATCAATCCAGCAGAAATTCCTGATCTGGTTATTCAAAAGCTCACCACAGATACAATGGCTATGTGGAAAGGCAAAGGCGACGTCGACAAGGAAACAGTTATTTGCAACAGCGACCTGTTTCAAACCCAATCGATTTTGAAAAAATGGAAAAACAAATCTGCAAAGATCATAAGCTCTGAAAGCCTGGAATTGATCTGCAGTTTAGCGAATGAAAATTTGGGCTATGCTATCGCCCCTGCTCGCGCAGTGGAAGCTTCAGGTTATAAACTTGAACAAGCCCCCGGCCTACCGACATTCACTGACGAAGTCTGCTTGGTCTATCGTCCAGAGTTCGGAAAAACCCAAGCAGAAAAAATCATCATCGAGGGAATTAAGAAATCCCTGGGGGTCGTGAAAAAATAA
- the cmk gene encoding (d)CMP kinase has translation MGLVVTIDGPAASGKSSVSRELARRLGWKWVSTGAFYRGLAYAAIQLKVNLDDVKALSELTHNPIWSVRLEPDRTRVYFQNEDVTDAIAHEDVGNFASKVSHYPEVRKALLDAQRNCSKGEDGLVAEGRDCGTVVFPTAEAKVYLTASSAHRAARRANELGLDEGDMAKAQKQRDHQDSTRKVAPMAVPTDAFELDSTELDLNQVVDKVEAFVKTKI, from the coding sequence ATGGGATTAGTAGTAACGATCGATGGACCTGCGGCATCTGGTAAATCTTCAGTCAGCCGTGAACTTGCCCGCCGTCTTGGCTGGAAATGGGTTTCTACAGGTGCTTTCTATCGTGGACTTGCTTATGCCGCTATTCAGTTGAAAGTGAACCTTGATGACGTGAAAGCGTTGTCAGAGCTGACTCACAATCCAATCTGGAGTGTTCGTCTAGAGCCAGATCGCACGCGCGTTTATTTCCAAAATGAAGATGTCACAGATGCTATTGCTCACGAAGACGTGGGTAATTTTGCTTCCAAAGTCAGTCATTACCCTGAAGTTCGTAAAGCTCTTTTGGATGCTCAACGTAACTGCAGCAAAGGTGAAGACGGTTTGGTGGCAGAAGGTCGCGATTGCGGAACTGTGGTTTTCCCAACAGCCGAAGCAAAAGTTTATCTAACGGCTTCCAGCGCTCACAGAGCTGCTCGTCGTGCGAATGAGCTAGGTCTTGATGAAGGCGATATGGCGAAAGCTCAAAAGCAACGTGACCATCAGGATTCTACCCGCAAAGTGGCACCTATGGCCGTCCCGACGGACGCGTTTGAACTCGATTCAACAGAGTTGGATCTGAATCAGGTCGTCGACAAAGTCGAAGCCTTCGTAAAAACAAAAATCTAA
- the hisC gene encoding histidinol-phosphate transaminase, with protein sequence MKISPEILNLVPYKPGKPIAETQREYGLSRVYKLASNENPLGPSPKAMEAVKKALEHQNLYPDPSHYELLQTISKEWGFPKQQLAIGNGSDELIDLLTRIFCEPKQGVLTSVAAFNAYEVSAGANRAALHKVPLTEGYCFDLEAIADYFMAHHQEKDIRLIFVSNPNNPTGTYASKEQVENFLARLGNRDDVMIVFDEAYNEFVRAEDYASAQNYINKYNNLIVLRTFSKIYGLAGFRVGAMIAPPTVVEVYNRVRKPFNVNDLAQVAANAALQDKEFLQRSQQICWKGLDYFYKKLEELGLPYIHSQGNFVMFDTLRDAVKVNEALLRRGIIMRPVLNYGFKTHMRLSVGLEHENEAAIAALKEVLKEIPVLAGTPIPTV encoded by the coding sequence GTGAAGATTTCTCCAGAAATTTTAAATCTTGTGCCTTATAAACCGGGTAAACCGATTGCAGAAACTCAGCGAGAGTATGGTTTATCCCGAGTTTACAAGCTGGCCAGCAACGAAAATCCCCTTGGACCAAGCCCCAAAGCGATGGAGGCTGTAAAAAAGGCGCTGGAGCACCAAAATCTTTATCCAGATCCCTCACATTATGAGCTTTTGCAGACGATTTCTAAAGAGTGGGGCTTTCCTAAGCAGCAATTGGCGATCGGAAACGGCAGTGATGAGCTGATCGATCTGTTAACTCGCATTTTTTGCGAGCCGAAACAGGGTGTTTTGACTTCAGTAGCGGCTTTTAATGCTTACGAAGTGAGTGCGGGTGCCAATCGTGCTGCCCTTCACAAGGTGCCTTTGACGGAAGGATATTGCTTCGATTTGGAAGCCATTGCGGACTATTTCATGGCTCACCACCAGGAAAAGGACATTCGCCTTATTTTCGTTTCAAATCCGAATAATCCAACGGGGACCTATGCTTCGAAAGAGCAAGTTGAGAATTTCCTGGCTCGCCTTGGAAACCGTGATGATGTGATGATCGTGTTCGACGAGGCTTATAACGAATTTGTTCGTGCTGAAGATTATGCATCGGCGCAAAATTACATCAACAAATACAACAACCTGATCGTTTTACGCACCTTCTCAAAAATCTATGGCCTGGCGGGTTTCCGTGTGGGTGCTATGATTGCGCCGCCGACGGTGGTTGAGGTCTATAACCGCGTGCGCAAGCCTTTTAATGTCAACGATTTAGCGCAAGTCGCCGCAAATGCGGCTCTGCAGGATAAAGAATTCCTACAACGCTCACAGCAAATTTGCTGGAAAGGGCTTGATTACTTCTACAAGAAATTAGAAGAATTGGGCCTGCCGTACATTCATTCCCAAGGTAACTTCGTCATGTTTGACACACTTCGTGACGCGGTGAAAGTCAATGAAGCTTTGCTTCGTCGTGGGATCATCATGCGACCTGTTTTGAACTATGGTTTTAAAACACATATGCGCTTGAGTGTCGGTTTGGAGCATGAAAACGAAGCAGCTATCGCAGCTTTGAAAGAAGTGCTGAAGGAAATTCCTGTCTTGGCTGGAACGCCAATTCCGACAGTCTAA
- a CDS encoding hydantoinase/oxoprolinase N-terminal domain-containing protein, translating to MQNSFMFGVSVGESFAEYILWDGSKTIAAKRAYLSRENLKNSLQQFVSAHKDKVIAKTFVSLRISERLMDYKLSGAVAHVTTEGFENWLELRGCSGSALTSEELHFSVRERIQASGQVLQPLANEELEGIAAKLELMKIKKVCLHFLHATINPAHEKQAQDFFQSKNIEVFIPEKTENQDEVTRWRKNALNATISSLFQDLKKDLVEALKDTVTEDKIYFIGAEGEVFQNENHKRVGSLFASYSALGFQYQDAKTDVLHLGLEDFVLISPQSWSEIWESPWGKVENRSLKIRQLAVQPTQGLELNDFKHFDFNQRTEGWEPGPMSFGRGQKPTLMDLWTENAKLNKLDGLQDRMIPAGIQKFKNSLLTLIKASYDRNLETATVIKELQSLGMQKIVMESLMHRQNKKVKVTGPLADLFANGFKKDPNASFDNEDFAEARAVIAIGSKAKV from the coding sequence ATGCAAAACAGTTTCATGTTCGGGGTAAGTGTTGGTGAATCCTTCGCAGAATACATTCTGTGGGATGGTTCTAAAACAATTGCTGCCAAACGCGCCTACCTGTCCCGCGAGAATTTAAAAAATTCTCTTCAACAATTCGTTTCCGCTCACAAGGATAAAGTGATTGCGAAAACTTTCGTGAGCTTAAGAATTTCTGAAAGACTCATGGACTATAAACTTTCTGGTGCCGTGGCTCACGTGACAACAGAGGGTTTTGAAAATTGGCTGGAACTGCGTGGCTGCTCGGGTTCTGCTCTGACATCTGAAGAATTGCATTTTTCCGTTCGCGAAAGAATCCAGGCTTCAGGCCAAGTGCTTCAACCTCTCGCAAATGAAGAGCTTGAAGGCATCGCTGCAAAGCTCGAATTGATGAAAATCAAAAAAGTTTGCCTGCACTTTTTGCATGCGACGATCAATCCTGCTCACGAAAAACAAGCGCAGGATTTTTTTCAATCTAAAAATATCGAAGTCTTTATTCCGGAAAAAACTGAAAATCAGGACGAAGTCACTCGCTGGAGAAAAAATGCTCTGAATGCGACGATTTCGAGCCTGTTCCAGGATTTGAAAAAAGATCTGGTCGAGGCATTAAAAGATACAGTGACGGAAGATAAAATCTATTTTATCGGCGCCGAAGGTGAAGTCTTCCAAAATGAAAATCACAAACGCGTGGGCAGTCTTTTTGCCTCCTATAGCGCTTTGGGTTTCCAATACCAAGATGCGAAAACTGACGTTTTGCATTTGGGCCTGGAAGATTTCGTTTTGATCTCTCCCCAGTCGTGGAGTGAAATCTGGGAAAGTCCATGGGGTAAGGTTGAAAACAGAAGTCTAAAAATTCGTCAGTTGGCGGTTCAACCGACTCAAGGTTTGGAACTTAATGATTTCAAACACTTTGATTTCAATCAGCGCACGGAAGGTTGGGAACCCGGGCCGATGAGTTTTGGTCGTGGGCAAAAACCAACTTTGATGGATCTTTGGACCGAGAATGCAAAACTGAATAAATTGGATGGCTTGCAGGATCGTATGATTCCAGCGGGCATTCAAAAGTTTAAGAACAGCCTTCTGACCTTGATTAAAGCCAGCTACGATCGCAATTTGGAAACTGCGACTGTGATCAAAGAACTTCAAAGTCTGGGCATGCAAAAAATCGTGATGGAATCACTGATGCACCGTCAGAATAAAAAAGTCAAAGTGACGGGTCCTTTGGCAGATCTTTTCGCCAATGGTTTCAAAAAAGATCCGAATGCATCTTTCGATAACGAAGATTTTGCAGAAGCCCGTGCTGTGATTGCAATCGGCAGCAAGGCGAAGGTTTAA